One genomic region from Amaranthus tricolor cultivar Red isolate AtriRed21 chromosome 12, ASM2621246v1, whole genome shotgun sequence encodes:
- the LOC130828683 gene encoding secreted RxLR effector protein 161-like, whose translation MNNVPYASVIGSIMYAMICTRPDVAFALSMCSRYQSNPGDAHWIAAKNILKYLRRTKDKFLVYGGANELFVTGYTDASFQTDKDDFRSQSGFIFCLNGGAVSWKSSKQSSVADSTTEAEYIAAAEAAKEAVWIKKFVNELGVVPSIENGIKLYCDNEGAIAQSKEPRSHQKSKHVERKFHLIREIVGIQDVIISRVDTTDNIADPLTKPLPQPKHESHTRSMGLRHIGECL comes from the coding sequence ATGAATAATGTTCCTTATGCTTCTGTGATAGGATCAATCATGTATGCTATGATATGTACTCGACCAGATGTTGCATTTGCTTTGAGTATGTGCAGCAGATACCAGTCCAATCCAGGAGATGCACACTGGATAGCAGCGAAAAATATCCTCAAGTACTTAAGAAGGACAAAGGataaatttctggtatatggcgGAGCTAATGAGTTGTTTGTCACTGGATACACTGATGCAAGCTTCCAAACTGACAAAGATGACTTCCGATCCCAATCTGGGTTCATATTTTGTCTGAATGGAGGAGCTGTAAGCTGGAAGAGCTCCAAGCAGAGTTCAGTTGCAGATTCTACAacagaggctgagtacatagcAGCAGCTGAAGCAGCAAAAGAGGCTGTTTGGATTAAAAAGTTTGTTAATGAACTGGGTGTGGTTCCTAGCATTGAGAATGGCATCAAGTTGTATTGTGACAACGAAGGTGCTATTGCTCAATCCAAGGAACCTAGATCTCAccaaaaatctaaacatgttgaaAGAAAATTCCATCTTATTCGAGAAATTGTTGGAATACAGGATGTAATAATAAGTAGAGTTGATACCACGGATAACATAGCAGATCCGTTGACTAAACCACTCCCTCAGCCGAAGCATGAGAGTCATACTAGGTCCATGGGGCTTAGGCATATAGGAGAATGTCTTTAG
- the LOC130796763 gene encoding omega-6 fatty acid desaturase, chloroplastic isoform X2: protein MASSRLPDSLFILKGGARRQTLIQPTSLRLRASGISCSNWLKTCPNKLGQFNLKQQRKSTSTRRKSILVQAVAVPVAPPPSMSSPMDDTQNLKQLAENYGFKEIGEPLPDDVTLRDIIASLPKKVFEINEMKAWGSVLISVTSYALGIFMIAKAPWYLLPLAWAWTGTAVTGFFVIGHDCAHKSFSKNKLVEDIVGTLAFMPLIYPYEPWRFKHDQHHAKTNMLFEDTAWHPIWKENIESSPVLRKALIFAYGPLRPWMSIAHWLVWHFNLKKFRQNEVKRVMISLAAVSAFIVIAWPLILYKTGIVGWIKFWLMPWLGYHFWMSTFTIVHHTAPHIPFKCAKEWNAAQAQLNGTVHCDYPRWIEILCHDINVHIPHHVSPKIPSYNLRAAQQSLDENWGKYLNKAVWNWRLMRTIMTTCHIYDKDENYVSFERVVPEESRPISFLKRVMPDYA, encoded by the exons ATGGCTTCCTCTCGTCTTCCAGATTCCCTCTTCATTCTCAAG GGAGGAGCTCGTCGTCAAACCCTCATTCAGCCCACCTCTCTGCGACTGCGTGCTTCAG GCATATCTTGCTCAAACTGGCTGAAAACTTGCCCAAACAAGTTAGGACAGTTTAATCTGAAACAGCAACGGAAGAGCACTAGTACTAGGAGAAAGTCAATTTTGGTGCAAGCTGTAGCTGTACCTGTTGCACCACCACCTTCAATGTCTTCCCCAATGGACGATACTCAAAACCTGAAACAACTAGCTGAAAACTACGGTTTCAAGGAAATTGGCGAGCCACTCCCTGATGATGTTACACTGAGGGATATTATTGCCTCCCTTCCTAAGAAGGTTTTTGAGATTAATGAGATGAAAGCATGGGGATCAGTGCTAATAAGTGTGACCTCATATGCTTTGGGTATCTTTATGATTGCTAAAGCTCCTTGGTACTTACTTCCTCTTGCTTGGGCATGGACAGGCACTGCTGTCACTGGA ttttttgTTATAGGGCATGATTGTGCTCACAAATCCTTTTCAAAGAATAAGCTTGTTGAGGACATTGTTGGGACTCTTGCATTTATGCCACTTATTTATCCTTATGAACCATGGCGCTTCAAGCATGATCAACATCATGCAAAAACTAATAT GTTGTTTGAAGATACGGCATGGCACCCTATTTGGAAAGAGAATATTGAATCATCTCCAGTCTTGCGTAAAGCTCTAATATTTGCTTATGGTCCTCTCCGGCCTTGGATGTCGATAGCTCATTG GTTAGTGTGGCATTTCAATTTGAAGAAGTTCAGACAGAATGAAGTAAAACGTGTCATGATAAGCTTAGCTGCTGTTTCTGCATTTATTGTTATAGCTTGGCCGCTGATATTATACAAGACCGGAATTGTTGGATGGATCAAATTCTGGCTAATGCCGTGGTTAGGCTACCATTTTTGG ATGAGTACTTTCACAATAGTCCATCATACAGCCCCTCATATTCCATTCAAGTGTGCAAAGGAGTGGAACGCTGCGCAGGCCCAGCTTAATGGCACGGTCCACTGTGACTATCCCCGCTG GATAGAGATATTATGCCATGATATCAACGTGCATATTCCTCACCATGTCTCGCCTAAAATTCCAAGTTACAATTTGCGAGCAGCTCAACAGTCCCTTGATGAGAACTGGGGAAAG TACCTAAACAAGGCTGTATGGAATTGGCGTTTAATGAGAACGATAATGACAACATGCCATATCTATGACAAAGATGAAAATTATGTCTCTTTTGAGAGAGTTGTTCCTGAAGAATCACGCCCAATTTCATTCCTCAAAAGAGTCATGCCAGATTATGCTTGA
- the LOC130796763 gene encoding omega-6 fatty acid desaturase, chloroplastic isoform X1, which yields MASSRLPDSLFILKGGARRQTLIQPTSLRLRASGFVSGNVCPQSPRNATQVAQSDNLVPKTFLKGISCSNWLKTCPNKLGQFNLKQQRKSTSTRRKSILVQAVAVPVAPPPSMSSPMDDTQNLKQLAENYGFKEIGEPLPDDVTLRDIIASLPKKVFEINEMKAWGSVLISVTSYALGIFMIAKAPWYLLPLAWAWTGTAVTGFFVIGHDCAHKSFSKNKLVEDIVGTLAFMPLIYPYEPWRFKHDQHHAKTNMLFEDTAWHPIWKENIESSPVLRKALIFAYGPLRPWMSIAHWLVWHFNLKKFRQNEVKRVMISLAAVSAFIVIAWPLILYKTGIVGWIKFWLMPWLGYHFWMSTFTIVHHTAPHIPFKCAKEWNAAQAQLNGTVHCDYPRWIEILCHDINVHIPHHVSPKIPSYNLRAAQQSLDENWGKYLNKAVWNWRLMRTIMTTCHIYDKDENYVSFERVVPEESRPISFLKRVMPDYA from the exons ATGGCTTCCTCTCGTCTTCCAGATTCCCTCTTCATTCTCAAG GGAGGAGCTCGTCGTCAAACCCTCATTCAGCCCACCTCTCTGCGACTGCGTGCTTCAG GTTTTGTTTCCGGGAATGTTTGTCCTCAGTCACCACGAAATGCGACCCAAGTTGCTCAAAGTGACAACCTGGTGCCGAAGACctttttaaaag GCATATCTTGCTCAAACTGGCTGAAAACTTGCCCAAACAAGTTAGGACAGTTTAATCTGAAACAGCAACGGAAGAGCACTAGTACTAGGAGAAAGTCAATTTTGGTGCAAGCTGTAGCTGTACCTGTTGCACCACCACCTTCAATGTCTTCCCCAATGGACGATACTCAAAACCTGAAACAACTAGCTGAAAACTACGGTTTCAAGGAAATTGGCGAGCCACTCCCTGATGATGTTACACTGAGGGATATTATTGCCTCCCTTCCTAAGAAGGTTTTTGAGATTAATGAGATGAAAGCATGGGGATCAGTGCTAATAAGTGTGACCTCATATGCTTTGGGTATCTTTATGATTGCTAAAGCTCCTTGGTACTTACTTCCTCTTGCTTGGGCATGGACAGGCACTGCTGTCACTGGA ttttttgTTATAGGGCATGATTGTGCTCACAAATCCTTTTCAAAGAATAAGCTTGTTGAGGACATTGTTGGGACTCTTGCATTTATGCCACTTATTTATCCTTATGAACCATGGCGCTTCAAGCATGATCAACATCATGCAAAAACTAATAT GTTGTTTGAAGATACGGCATGGCACCCTATTTGGAAAGAGAATATTGAATCATCTCCAGTCTTGCGTAAAGCTCTAATATTTGCTTATGGTCCTCTCCGGCCTTGGATGTCGATAGCTCATTG GTTAGTGTGGCATTTCAATTTGAAGAAGTTCAGACAGAATGAAGTAAAACGTGTCATGATAAGCTTAGCTGCTGTTTCTGCATTTATTGTTATAGCTTGGCCGCTGATATTATACAAGACCGGAATTGTTGGATGGATCAAATTCTGGCTAATGCCGTGGTTAGGCTACCATTTTTGG ATGAGTACTTTCACAATAGTCCATCATACAGCCCCTCATATTCCATTCAAGTGTGCAAAGGAGTGGAACGCTGCGCAGGCCCAGCTTAATGGCACGGTCCACTGTGACTATCCCCGCTG GATAGAGATATTATGCCATGATATCAACGTGCATATTCCTCACCATGTCTCGCCTAAAATTCCAAGTTACAATTTGCGAGCAGCTCAACAGTCCCTTGATGAGAACTGGGGAAAG TACCTAAACAAGGCTGTATGGAATTGGCGTTTAATGAGAACGATAATGACAACATGCCATATCTATGACAAAGATGAAAATTATGTCTCTTTTGAGAGAGTTGTTCCTGAAGAATCACGCCCAATTTCATTCCTCAAAAGAGTCATGCCAGATTATGCTTGA